In Zingiber officinale cultivar Zhangliang chromosome 8B, Zo_v1.1, whole genome shotgun sequence, a single genomic region encodes these proteins:
- the LOC122017782 gene encoding uncharacterized protein LOC122017782 — protein sequence MEMASLLIMLPGSTNGLQRGKREEPGWKIFNLVCLVWAISNMNILIRLLWWSMNCFMSKAPSTLSKWGWEMMIRVLRMTSLHGGSFFGRSWISYFRMKMRQVHLLLIQLPFLNTGLYLSSLKKFHIWKKF from the exons ATGGAGATGGCGAGCCTACTGATAATGCTGCCCGGTTCTACAAATGGTTTACAGAG GGGAAAGAGAGAGGAACCTGGTTGGAAAATCTTCAATTTGGTGTGTTTAGTTTGGGCAATCAGCAATATGAACATTTTAATAAG GTTGCTGTGGTGGTCGATGAACTGCTTCATGAGCAAG GCGCCAAGCACATTGTCCAAGTGGGGTTGGGAGATGATGATCAGGGTATTGAGGATGACTTCTCTGCATG GAGGGAGCTTCTTTGGCCGGAGTTGGATAAGTTACTTCAGGATGAAAATGAGACAGGTGCATCTACTCCTTATACAGCTGCCATTCCTGAATACCGGGTTGTATTTGTCAAGCTTGAAGAAGTTCCATATCTGGAAAAAATTTTGA